One Oncorhynchus keta strain PuntledgeMale-10-30-2019 chromosome 11, Oket_V2, whole genome shotgun sequence DNA window includes the following coding sequences:
- the LOC118390122 gene encoding non-histone chromosomal protein HMG-14-like encodes MPKRSKANADVEAAEPKRRSERLVNKPAIAKAEPKPKKEKAAPKPKKAKEVKKTEPEKEVPAENGEAKAEEDAPEEPEQKEEEEAAE; translated from the exons ATGCCTAAAAGGAGCAAA gcaAACGCTGATGTTGAGGCAGCAGAG CCTAAGAGGAGATCTGAGAGGTTGGTAAAT AAACCTGCAATTGCAAAGGCAGAGCCCAAGCCAAAG AAGGAGAAGGCAGCACCTAAGCCCAAGAAGGCTAAAGAGGTGAAAAAGACCGAGCCTGAGAAGGAGGTGCCTGCAGAGAATGGAGAAGCCAAAGCTGAGGAAGAT GCACCAGAAGAACCTgaacagaaagaggaggaagaggcagcCGAATAA